Proteins encoded by one window of Nocardia goodfellowii:
- the gcvH gene encoding glycine cleavage system protein GcvH, protein MTDLPDDLRYTEEHEWVRRMGPTRVRVGITDYAQSQLGDVVFVQLPEADSDAAAGDSIAEVESTKSVSDIYAPLAAKVVAVNQVLVEAPETLNTDPYGDGWMFELEVEDVDALDKTLAELLDSAGYQGVIGA, encoded by the coding sequence GTGACCGATCTGCCCGACGATCTGCGCTACACCGAGGAGCACGAGTGGGTGCGCCGCATGGGGCCCACCCGGGTCCGGGTCGGTATCACCGATTACGCCCAATCGCAGCTCGGCGACGTGGTGTTCGTGCAGCTGCCCGAGGCGGATTCCGACGCCGCCGCCGGTGACAGCATCGCGGAGGTGGAGTCGACCAAGAGCGTGTCCGACATCTACGCGCCGCTGGCCGCGAAAGTCGTTGCGGTGAACCAGGTCCTGGTCGAAGCGCCGGAGACGCTGAACACCGACCCCTACGGTGACGGCTGGATGTTCGAGTTGGAGGTCGAAGACGTCGACGCGCTCGACAAGACGCTTGCCGAATTGCTGGATTCCGCAGGTTATCAAGGAGTTATCGGGGCCTGA
- a CDS encoding DUF2252 domain-containing protein yields MSDSGIDLRTYVPEAEVRARGRALREATPVAARDRAATGPDRPDLLAYLRASHANRLPHLVPLRVGRMMSSPFTFYRGAAGLMAADLHGGPVSGLNAQICGDAHAANFGLFGTPQGEIIMDINDFDESVSGPWEWDLERLAASLVLAGRESGVSTEGCRNAARDAARAYRLETEQLARMHFLEAWTALPDESVIGKAKADDLLDNFKKAAKKARKNTSAKVAAKWTHIDDHETGIHKHKFVSEPPVLTAVEDRVAEAVIDGLERYATTLRDSRANLLARFAVSDIAFRIVGTGSVGLHSYVALLHGNDGEVLVLQLKQSIPSALSPFLPVPPVLHEGERIAQAASLVQAQSDLLLGWTSVELTGPHDSSPRELPFIVRQFRNFKGSIDPATLSEDDLDDYGRLAGALLARAHARSLDPRLTAGYLDGDEHFDDAIAAFAVRYADRTEADHAELVAAVESGKLAAELPED; encoded by the coding sequence GTGTCAGACAGTGGTATCGATCTACGCACCTACGTTCCGGAAGCGGAGGTCCGCGCCCGCGGCCGCGCGCTGCGGGAAGCGACCCCGGTGGCCGCGCGCGACCGCGCCGCCACCGGGCCGGACCGCCCGGACCTGCTGGCCTATCTGCGGGCTTCGCACGCCAATCGTCTGCCGCATCTGGTGCCGTTGCGCGTCGGGCGGATGATGTCGAGCCCGTTCACCTTCTATCGCGGCGCGGCCGGATTGATGGCGGCGGACCTGCACGGCGGCCCGGTCTCCGGGCTGAACGCCCAGATCTGCGGTGACGCGCACGCCGCCAACTTCGGCCTGTTCGGCACGCCGCAGGGCGAAATCATCATGGACATCAATGATTTCGACGAAAGCGTGTCCGGCCCGTGGGAGTGGGATCTGGAGCGGCTGGCGGCCAGCCTGGTGCTGGCCGGGCGGGAATCCGGGGTGAGCACCGAGGGGTGCCGTAACGCCGCCCGGGACGCGGCCCGCGCCTACCGCCTGGAGACCGAGCAGCTGGCGCGGATGCATTTCCTCGAAGCCTGGACCGCGCTGCCGGACGAATCGGTGATCGGCAAGGCCAAGGCCGATGATCTGCTGGACAACTTCAAGAAGGCGGCGAAGAAGGCGCGGAAGAACACCAGCGCCAAGGTCGCCGCGAAATGGACGCACATCGACGACCACGAAACCGGGATACACAAACACAAATTCGTCAGCGAGCCTCCGGTGCTCACCGCGGTCGAGGACCGGGTCGCCGAAGCGGTGATCGACGGCCTGGAACGCTACGCCACCACCCTGCGCGACTCTCGCGCCAATCTGCTGGCCCGATTCGCGGTGTCCGACATCGCCTTTCGCATCGTCGGCACCGGCAGCGTAGGCCTGCACAGCTACGTGGCGCTGCTGCACGGCAACGACGGCGAAGTGCTGGTGCTGCAACTCAAGCAATCCATCCCCTCGGCGCTCTCGCCGTTCCTGCCGGTGCCGCCGGTGCTGCACGAGGGCGAGCGAATCGCGCAGGCCGCCAGTCTGGTTCAGGCGCAGAGCGATCTGCTGCTCGGCTGGACCTCGGTCGAGCTGACCGGTCCGCACGACAGCTCCCCCCGGGAACTGCCGTTCATCGTGCGGCAGTTCCGCAATTTCAAGGGCAGTATCGACCCGGCCACGCTGTCCGAGGACGACCTCGACGACTACGGGCGGCTCGCGGGCGCGCTGCTGGCGCGGGCGCACGCCCGGTCGCTGGACCCGCGTTTGACCGCCGGCTACCTCGACGGTGACGAGCACTTCGACGATGCGATCGCCGCCTTCGCGGTGCGCTATGCCGACCGGACCGAAGCGGATCACGCGGAACTCGTCGCGGCGGTCGAATCCGGGAAACTGGCCGCCGAATTACCGGAGGATTGA
- a CDS encoding CDP-alcohol phosphatidyltransferase family protein, producing MTTEPTGVRAVLADRILTVPNVLSVIRLLGVPLFLWLLLVEHADGWAFALLVASGVTDFLDGKLARLLDQSSRLGALLDPFVDRLYLVTTLLAFVLRGLIPWWVAVILVARDLILTATLTVYKRRDLDPPEVIYLGKAATFALMSALPWLLAGRMDWALAGFGRAFGGAFLVWGTVVYVWTGVLYLAKAVAVARAIPAAAHHTR from the coding sequence GTGACAACCGAACCCACGGGCGTGCGCGCGGTCCTCGCCGACCGCATCCTCACCGTCCCGAACGTGCTGAGCGTGATCCGGCTGCTCGGTGTCCCGTTGTTCCTGTGGTTGCTGCTGGTCGAGCACGCCGATGGCTGGGCGTTCGCGCTGCTGGTGGCCAGCGGTGTCACCGACTTCCTGGACGGCAAACTGGCGCGTCTGCTGGACCAGTCCTCCCGGCTCGGCGCCCTGCTCGACCCGTTCGTGGACCGGCTGTATCTGGTCACGACCCTGCTGGCATTCGTGCTGCGCGGGCTCATCCCGTGGTGGGTGGCCGTGATCTTGGTCGCTCGCGATCTGATCCTGACCGCCACCCTCACCGTCTACAAGCGCCGGGACCTCGACCCGCCCGAGGTGATCTACCTCGGCAAGGCCGCCACCTTCGCGCTCATGTCCGCGCTGCCCTGGCTGCTGGCCGGCCGAATGGATTGGGCCCTGGCGGGTTTCGGTCGAGCGTTCGGCGGGGCATTCCTGGTCTGGGGCACCGTGGTGTACGTCTGGACCGGCGTTCTGTACCTGGCCAAAGCCGTCGCCGTCGCGCGTGCCATACCCGCTGCGGCACACCACACCCGGTAG
- the ftsR gene encoding transcriptional regulator FtsR, protein MSIGSVLDLLRPDFPDITISKIRFLEAEGLIRPERTPSGYRRFSVADTERLRFVLTAQRDQYLPLKVIKEQLEAIDKGAATLGVREARARASAVPAPEGEVRLAPPRKLGVVPGEVSPEELRFDHEIRLTRADLLSQAGIDETFLNDLIRANLIVPGPAGYFDADAVTLARTASAMAEFGLEARHLRAFKLAADREAALVAQIAAPIAKSRDAGARARAEEIVRELAALSLTLHTCLVKASVRNSLGN, encoded by the coding sequence ATGTCGATCGGCTCCGTGCTCGACCTACTGCGACCCGACTTTCCGGACATCACCATCTCGAAGATCCGGTTCCTCGAAGCCGAGGGCTTGATCCGGCCCGAACGTACACCGTCGGGCTATCGCAGATTCTCGGTCGCGGACACCGAACGACTCAGATTCGTGCTGACCGCGCAACGTGACCAGTACCTGCCGTTGAAGGTGATCAAGGAACAGCTCGAAGCGATCGACAAGGGTGCGGCGACGCTCGGTGTGCGGGAAGCCCGCGCCCGGGCGTCCGCCGTCCCGGCACCCGAGGGTGAAGTTCGCCTCGCGCCACCGCGCAAACTCGGTGTGGTGCCCGGCGAGGTCTCGCCGGAGGAGTTGCGCTTCGATCACGAAATCCGCCTCACCCGGGCGGATTTGCTGTCGCAGGCCGGCATCGACGAGACCTTCCTGAACGACCTGATCCGCGCCAACCTGATCGTTCCCGGCCCCGCGGGCTACTTCGACGCCGACGCGGTGACACTGGCCCGAACGGCCAGCGCCATGGCCGAATTCGGGTTGGAGGCCCGCCATCTGCGCGCGTTCAAGCTGGCCGCGGACCGTGAGGCGGCGCTGGTCGCGCAGATCGCTGCGCCGATAGCGAAAAGCCGCGACGCCGGTGCGCGGGCCCGCGCCGAGGAAATCGTGCGCGAGCTGGCTGCGCTGTCGCTGACATTGCATACCTGCCTGGTCAAGGCCTCGGTACGGAACTCGCTGGGTAACTGA
- a CDS encoding GMC oxidoreductase produces MPAFDYDVVVIGSGFGGSVSALRLTEKGYRVGVLEAGRRWTADDLPRTNWNVRKSIWAPRLGMTGTQRISILGKCAVFSGAGVGGGSLIYGNTLYEPLPNFYSDRQWAHITDWKAELAPYYDQAKRMLGVAPNPRLSPADEVIKEIAEDLGVGETFHATNVGVFFNEADPGTEVDDPYFGGAGPRRRGCVHCAQCFTGCPHNAKNTTPTNYLYLAEQAGAEVHALTTATAVRPLPEGGYAIDTARPDRWIRKQPRTFTAQQVVFAGAALGTQKLLHKMRDERVLPELSPRLGELTRSNSEAILNVVSRTRMDFAEGIAITSSIHPEADTHIEVCHYGKGQNALFPMSVPIVDGGAFRFLRFLLAILVHPLVFLRSLNARRASEKSVILLVMQSLDNSLTSFRKRGQLKTKAGPGEPNPTWIPLAHDVGRRFADKVNGDTHGMVMDVFNIPATAHYIGGCVIGESPDTGVVDPYQRVFGHPGLHVADGSAVTANLGVNPSLTITAQAERAMAFWPNKGEADPRPELGAAYQRISPVAPKQPTVPAAAPGALRLPITPVS; encoded by the coding sequence ATGCCCGCCTTCGACTACGACGTGGTAGTGATCGGCTCCGGTTTCGGTGGCAGCGTGAGCGCGCTGCGGCTGACCGAGAAGGGGTACAGGGTCGGGGTGCTGGAGGCGGGCCGGCGCTGGACCGCCGACGACCTGCCAAGAACGAACTGGAATGTGCGCAAGTCGATCTGGGCCCCGCGCCTGGGCATGACCGGCACCCAGCGGATCAGCATCCTCGGTAAGTGCGCGGTGTTCTCCGGTGCGGGCGTCGGCGGAGGGTCGCTGATCTACGGCAATACCCTCTACGAGCCGTTGCCCAACTTCTACTCCGACCGGCAGTGGGCGCACATCACCGACTGGAAAGCCGAGCTCGCGCCGTATTACGACCAGGCCAAACGCATGCTCGGGGTGGCGCCGAACCCGCGCCTGTCCCCCGCCGACGAGGTGATCAAGGAAATCGCGGAGGACCTGGGCGTCGGCGAAACCTTCCACGCCACGAATGTCGGCGTCTTCTTCAACGAGGCCGATCCGGGCACCGAGGTCGACGACCCCTATTTCGGTGGGGCCGGTCCCCGCCGGCGCGGTTGTGTGCACTGTGCGCAATGTTTCACCGGCTGCCCGCACAACGCGAAGAACACCACTCCGACCAACTATCTGTACCTGGCCGAGCAGGCCGGCGCCGAGGTGCACGCCCTGACCACCGCCACCGCCGTACGTCCGTTGCCCGAGGGTGGTTACGCCATCGACACCGCCCGCCCGGACCGCTGGATCCGCAAGCAGCCCAGGACCTTCACCGCCCAGCAGGTGGTGTTCGCCGGTGCCGCGCTCGGCACGCAAAAACTGCTGCACAAGATGCGCGACGAGCGGGTGCTCCCGGAGCTGTCGCCGCGACTGGGCGAACTGACCCGCAGCAATTCGGAGGCGATCCTGAATGTGGTGAGCCGCACACGCATGGATTTCGCCGAGGGCATCGCGATCACGTCCTCGATCCATCCCGAAGCCGACACCCATATCGAGGTGTGTCATTACGGCAAGGGCCAGAACGCGCTGTTCCCGATGTCGGTGCCGATCGTGGACGGCGGCGCGTTCCGTTTCCTGCGGTTCCTGCTCGCGATACTGGTGCATCCACTGGTGTTCCTGCGCAGCCTCAACGCGCGGCGGGCTTCGGAGAAGTCGGTGATCCTGCTGGTCATGCAGTCGCTGGACAACTCGCTGACCTCGTTCCGCAAGCGCGGTCAGCTCAAGACCAAGGCGGGCCCTGGTGAGCCGAACCCGACTTGGATTCCGCTGGCGCACGATGTCGGCCGCCGATTCGCCGACAAGGTCAACGGCGACACCCACGGCATGGTCATGGATGTGTTCAACATTCCCGCCACCGCGCACTACATCGGCGGCTGCGTCATCGGCGAAAGCCCGGACACCGGCGTGGTGGATCCGTATCAGCGCGTCTTCGGTCATCCGGGGCTGCACGTCGCCGACGGTTCCGCGGTTACCGCGAACCTCGGGGTCAATCCGTCGCTGACCATCACCGCGCAGGCCGAACGCGCGATGGCGTTCTGGCCGAACAAGGGTGAGGCCGATCCGCGTCCCGAATTGGGCGCGGCGTACCAGCGGATCAGCCCGGTGGCGCCGAAGCAGCCGACTGTTCCGGCGGCGGCGCCCGGCGCGTTGCGGCTGCCGATCACGCCGGTGTCGTGA
- the odhI gene encoding oxoglutarate dehydrogenase inhibitor Odhl — MSENKDPGYQETAAETTSVFRADFLNEVDASRSAEATGEQPVQGVEGLPVGAALLVVKRGPNAGSRFLLDQPTTSAGRHPDSDIFLDDVTVSRRHAEFRQDDDTFQVVDVGSLNGTYVNREPVDSSELQNGDEVQIGKFRLVFLTGPRAQVNEPSAGAGSL, encoded by the coding sequence GTGAGCGAGAACAAAGACCCGGGTTACCAGGAGACCGCGGCCGAGACGACGTCGGTCTTCCGCGCGGATTTCCTGAACGAGGTCGACGCGTCGCGCTCCGCAGAGGCGACCGGCGAGCAGCCGGTGCAAGGGGTCGAGGGTCTCCCGGTGGGTGCTGCCCTCTTGGTCGTCAAGCGCGGCCCGAACGCGGGCTCGCGGTTCCTGCTGGACCAGCCGACCACTTCGGCCGGCCGCCACCCCGACAGTGACATCTTTCTCGACGACGTCACCGTCAGCCGTCGGCACGCAGAGTTCCGGCAGGACGACGACACGTTCCAGGTGGTGGATGTGGGCAGCCTGAACGGCACCTACGTCAACCGCGAACCGGTGGACTCCTCGGAGCTGCAGAACGGCGACGAAGTACAGATCGGCAAGTTCCGGCTCGTGTTCCTCACCGGACCGCGCGCGCAGGTCAACGAGCCTTCGGCAGGTGCGGGCAGCTTATGA
- the gcvP gene encoding aminomethyl-transferring glycine dehydrogenase produces MIPTRTFADRHIGPDQGELATILPVVGVGSLDELAGRAVPASILDEIAGNGLDALPPAVSEHEALTELAALAHSNTVATTMIGLGYYDTLTPPVLVRNLLENPAWYTAYTPYQPEISQGRLEALLNFQTMVSELTGMEVANASMLDEATAAAEAMTLLQRANRKSKSVRLLVDTDLFPQTRTVLETRAEPLGIEIVEADLAAGVLPDGEYFGVLLQQPAASGRIIDAKPVIDAAHERGALVAVGADLLAMTLITPPGEQGADVCFGTTQRFGVPLGFGGPHAGYLAVHSAHARQLPGRLVGVSVDTDGNTAYRLALQTREQHIRREKATSNICTAQVLLAIVAAMYASYHGPEGLRNIARRVHGHAQWLAAGLGDAVVHQSFFDTVLVRVPGGAEAIVAKAKGAGINLRLVDADHVAIACDEVTTDGHVVAVLDCFGAEVPVGPEGALFHGRPRPHIENRTSEFLTAPAFTRYHTETSMLRYLRSLSDKDIALDRSMIPLGSCTMKLNATAEMEPITWPGFSRVHPYAPVEDAPGLRKLIADLEGWLCDITGYDRVSLQPNAGSQGEYAGLLAIRRYHLDRGDTHRDTCLIPSSAHGTNAASAAMVGMRVEVVKCRDNGDIDLDDLRAKIADHAERLACIMITYPSTHGVYEHEVAELCALVHEAGGQVYVDGANLNALVGLARPGKFGGDVSHLNLHKTFCIPHGGGGPGVGPVAVREHLARYLPGNPLEAGSHAVSAAEFGSASILPITWAYIRMMGADGLRRATLTAIASANYIAKRLDEHFPVLYTGDNGMVAHECILDLREITKRTGVTVDDVAKRLADYGFHAPTMSFPVAGTLMVEPTESENLEEIDAFCDAMIAIKGEIDQVAAGVWPVADNPLRGAPHTAECLVGEWDHPYSREVAVYPRGVGHARAKVWPAVRRIDGAYGDRNLVCSCPPMADYEN; encoded by the coding sequence GTGATCCCGACTCGTACTTTCGCCGACCGTCATATCGGTCCTGATCAGGGCGAACTCGCCACGATCCTGCCCGTCGTCGGCGTCGGATCGCTGGACGAACTGGCCGGTCGCGCCGTGCCCGCGAGCATTCTCGACGAGATCGCGGGCAACGGCCTGGACGCGCTGCCGCCCGCTGTCTCCGAACACGAGGCGCTGACCGAGCTGGCCGCGCTGGCGCATTCGAACACCGTGGCCACGACCATGATCGGGCTCGGCTACTACGACACTCTCACGCCGCCGGTGCTGGTGCGAAACCTGCTCGAGAACCCGGCCTGGTACACCGCCTACACCCCGTACCAGCCGGAAATCTCGCAGGGCCGCCTGGAGGCCCTGCTGAACTTCCAGACCATGGTGTCGGAGCTGACCGGGATGGAGGTCGCCAACGCGTCCATGCTGGACGAGGCGACCGCCGCGGCCGAGGCGATGACGCTGCTGCAGCGGGCCAACCGCAAATCCAAGTCGGTGCGGCTGCTCGTCGACACCGATCTCTTCCCGCAGACGCGCACCGTACTCGAGACCCGGGCCGAACCGCTGGGCATCGAGATCGTCGAAGCGGATCTGGCCGCGGGCGTGCTGCCCGACGGCGAATATTTCGGGGTGCTGTTGCAGCAGCCGGCCGCGTCGGGGCGGATCATCGATGCCAAGCCGGTGATCGACGCCGCGCACGAGCGCGGCGCTCTGGTCGCGGTCGGGGCGGACCTGCTGGCCATGACGCTGATCACCCCGCCGGGTGAGCAGGGCGCGGATGTCTGTTTCGGCACCACGCAGCGTTTCGGTGTGCCGCTGGGCTTCGGCGGTCCGCACGCCGGGTATCTCGCGGTGCATTCGGCGCACGCCCGGCAGCTGCCGGGCCGGCTGGTGGGCGTCTCGGTCGACACCGACGGAAACACCGCCTACCGGCTCGCCCTGCAGACGCGGGAACAGCACATTCGCCGCGAGAAGGCGACCTCCAACATCTGCACCGCCCAGGTGCTGCTGGCCATCGTGGCCGCCATGTACGCCTCCTACCACGGCCCGGAGGGGCTGCGGAACATCGCGCGCCGGGTGCACGGCCACGCCCAGTGGCTGGCCGCGGGGCTCGGCGACGCCGTCGTGCACCAGAGCTTCTTCGACACCGTGCTGGTGCGTGTGCCCGGCGGTGCGGAAGCCATTGTGGCCAAGGCCAAAGGCGCGGGCATCAACCTGCGGCTGGTGGACGCCGATCACGTCGCCATCGCCTGCGACGAGGTGACCACCGACGGCCATGTGGTCGCCGTGCTGGATTGCTTCGGCGCGGAGGTCCCCGTCGGTCCGGAAGGCGCGCTGTTCCACGGCAGGCCGCGCCCGCACATCGAGAACCGCACCTCCGAGTTCCTGACCGCACCGGCGTTCACCCGCTACCACACCGAAACCTCGATGCTGCGCTACCTGCGGTCGCTGTCGGACAAGGATATCGCCTTGGACCGCAGCATGATTCCGCTCGGCTCGTGCACCATGAAGCTCAACGCCACCGCCGAGATGGAGCCCATCACCTGGCCCGGATTCAGCCGCGTGCACCCGTACGCACCGGTCGAGGACGCTCCGGGCCTGCGCAAGCTGATCGCCGATCTGGAGGGCTGGCTCTGCGATATCACCGGATACGATCGGGTCTCGTTGCAGCCCAACGCCGGTAGCCAGGGCGAGTACGCGGGCCTGCTGGCGATCCGCCGCTACCACCTGGATCGCGGTGACACCCACCGCGACACCTGCCTGATCCCGTCCAGCGCGCACGGCACCAACGCCGCCTCCGCCGCGATGGTGGGCATGCGGGTGGAGGTTGTGAAGTGCCGGGACAACGGCGATATCGACTTGGACGATCTGCGCGCCAAGATCGCCGACCACGCCGAGCGGCTGGCCTGCATCATGATCACCTATCCGTCCACGCACGGGGTGTACGAGCACGAGGTCGCCGAACTGTGCGCGCTGGTGCACGAGGCGGGCGGGCAGGTCTACGTCGACGGCGCGAACCTGAATGCCTTGGTCGGCTTGGCCCGGCCGGGCAAGTTCGGCGGCGATGTCAGCCACCTGAACCTGCACAAGACCTTCTGCATCCCGCACGGCGGTGGCGGTCCCGGCGTCGGACCGGTCGCGGTGCGCGAGCATCTGGCGCGGTACCTGCCCGGCAACCCGCTCGAGGCCGGTTCGCACGCGGTGTCGGCGGCCGAATTCGGTTCCGCCTCAATCCTTCCCATCACCTGGGCCTACATCCGGATGATGGGCGCGGACGGCCTGCGCCGCGCCACCCTCACCGCGATCGCCTCGGCCAACTACATTGCCAAGCGCCTCGACGAGCACTTCCCGGTGCTCTACACCGGCGACAACGGCATGGTCGCGCACGAGTGCATCCTGGACCTGCGGGAGATCACCAAGCGCACCGGCGTCACGGTCGACGATGTGGCGAAACGGTTGGCGGACTACGGTTTCCACGCCCCCACCATGAGCTTCCCGGTGGCGGGCACGCTGATGGTGGAGCCGACCGAGTCGGAGAATCTCGAGGAGATCGACGCCTTCTGCGACGCGATGATCGCGATCAAGGGTGAGATCGACCAGGTCGCCGCCGGCGTGTGGCCGGTGGCGGACAACCCGCTGCGCGGCGCCCCGCATACGGCGGAATGCCTCGTCGGCGAATGGGATCACCCATACAGCCGGGAGGTCGCGGTCTACCCGCGCGGTGTCGGCCACGCCCGCGCGAAGGTCTGGCCGGCGGTCCGCCGCATCGACGGCGCCTACGGCGACCGCAACCTGGTCTGCTCCTGCCCGCCGATGGCGGACTACGAGAACTGA
- a CDS encoding bifunctional nuclease family protein, producing MSEMRVIGIRVEQPQNQPVLLLREVSGDRYLPIWIGQAEATAIVLEQEGVTPIRPLTHDLIKTLISKLGHTLQEVRIVDLQEGTFYADLVFENGLRISARPSDSVAIALRVGCPIYAEEPVLEEAGLVMPDEKEDEVEKFKEFLESVSPDDFKATDS from the coding sequence ATGAGTGAAATGCGGGTCATCGGCATTCGTGTCGAGCAGCCACAGAATCAGCCCGTGCTGTTGCTCCGCGAGGTGTCCGGCGATCGCTATCTGCCGATCTGGATCGGTCAGGCGGAAGCGACGGCCATCGTGCTCGAGCAGGAGGGGGTGACTCCGATCCGGCCGTTGACACACGATCTGATCAAGACGCTGATCTCCAAGCTGGGGCACACCTTGCAGGAGGTGCGGATCGTAGATCTGCAGGAGGGCACCTTCTACGCGGATCTGGTCTTCGAGAACGGCCTGCGGATCTCCGCGCGGCCCTCGGATTCGGTTGCCATCGCCTTGCGGGTGGGTTGCCCCATCTATGCCGAGGAACCGGTGCTCGAGGAGGCCGGGCTGGTGATGCCGGACGAGAAAGAAGACGAGGTGGAGAAGTTCAAGGAGTTCCTCGAATCGGTCTCGCCGGACGACTTCAAAGCGACCGACAGTTAG
- a CDS encoding MerR family transcriptional regulator, giving the protein MAEQTQDDVVQPGLFPDDSVPDDLVGYRVPSACQVAGITYRQLDYWARTGLVVPSIRGAAGSGSQRLYSFKDILVLKIVKRLLDAGISLQNIRIAVDHLRSRGVADLAGITLFSDGTSVYECTSAEEVVDLLQGGQGVFGIAVSGAMKELTGAIANFPAERASTVTERPEDELSFRRKARMNRKIG; this is encoded by the coding sequence GTGGCAGAGCAAACGCAGGATGATGTCGTACAGCCTGGCCTGTTCCCGGACGACTCGGTGCCTGACGATCTGGTCGGTTACCGCGTCCCCAGCGCATGTCAGGTCGCCGGAATCACCTACCGGCAGCTCGATTACTGGGCACGCACCGGTCTGGTCGTACCCTCCATCCGAGGCGCCGCGGGGTCGGGCTCGCAGCGGCTGTACTCCTTCAAGGACATCTTGGTCCTGAAGATCGTGAAGCGGCTGCTGGATGCCGGTATCTCGCTACAGAACATCCGGATCGCGGTCGACCACCTGCGCAGCCGTGGGGTGGCGGATCTGGCCGGTATCACGCTGTTCTCCGACGGCACCTCGGTCTACGAGTGCACCTCGGCCGAGGAGGTAGTCGATTTACTGCAGGGCGGACAGGGAGTGTTCGGTATCGCCGTCAGCGGCGCCATGAAGGAACTCACCGGGGCCATCGCGAACTTCCCGGCCGAGCGCGCGTCCACGGTCACCGAGCGGCCCGAGGACGAGCTGTCGTTCCGGCGCAAGGCGCGGATGAACCGCAAGATCGGCTGA